Genomic DNA from Mesorhizobium sp. 131-2-1:
TCATTTCACCGATCAGTTCGTCCGGATCGTAGCCCTGCGATCTCAGGATGTTGATGGCGGTGATGATGTCGACGCGCTCGGTGAGGCGTCGCTTCTGGTAGTCCTCGACAAAACGCTCCATCGCCCTTCCCCTGGCAAGATTCTTTGGACGCATTGACCGACAATCACTGCGGGGAAGCTAGGCTTGCTTGCTTGCGTGGAACTTGCCGGCTGGGCCCGCGCCTTCCCCCTCATTCGCGACTGGTACGGAAAGCGGCCGACTCACCAAGGCCAAGAAAAGACTAGCACGCGGCTTTTGATGCGCCAGAGTTACGGGCGCCGCTGCTGGAGAAATATTGCACTTGCTTTGGATCTGGCAACCGACCGAAGTGCGCGGCCGATTCTAGACTGTCAGGAACTTCCGAACATCCGCCCGATCGAGGTCTTCGGCGGGGCCGGCGTGGACGATCTGACCACGGTCCATGATGTTGACCTCGTCGGCTAGCTCGCGGCAGAAGTCGAGATATTGCTCGACGAGCAGCACGGCGATGCCGGCCTGGTCGCGCAGGTAACGGATGGCGCGGCCGATGTCCTTAATGATCGAGGGCTGGATGCCTTCGGTCGGCTCGTCGAGCACGAGCAGCTTCGGCCGCATCACCAGTGCCCGGCCGATGGCGAGCTGCTGCTGCTGGCCGCCGGAGAGATCGCCGCCGCGACGGCCGAGCATCTGCTTCAGCACCGGGAACAGCTCGAATACGTGAGCCGGGATGATGCGGTCGGCGCGCTTCAGCGGCGCGAAGCCGGTCTCCAGATTTTCGCGCACCGTCAGCAGCGGGAAGACCTCCCTGCCCTGCGGCACGAATGCGATGCCCGACCGGGCGCGGTCATACGCCGCGCTCCGGTCGAGCGCCTTCCCCTCGAAGGCAACGCTTCCGCTCGTCAGCCGGTGATGGCCGACGATCGATCTCATCAAACTGGTCTTGCCGACGCCGTTGCGGCCGAGCACGCAGGTGATCTTGCCGGCGCCGGCCTTCAGCGAAACACCGCGCAGCGCCTGGGCGGCGCCGTAATGCAGCGTGGCGTTGGAAACTTCGAGCATGGTCAGCGCCTTCTCCAGCGCTTGAGGAAGGAAAGGTCGAAACGGTGGAACGAGACTCGCCAGATCATGCTCAACGCCCCAGATAGACTTCGACGACACGTTCGTCGGCCGAGACGAAATCGAGCGAGCCTTCGGACAGCACCGCGCCTTCGTGCAGGCAGGTGACCTTGACGCCGAGCTCGCGCACGAAATGCATGTCGTGCTCGACGACGATCACCGAGTGGTCGCGGGCGATATCCTTGAGCAGGCGCGCCGTCTCCTCGGTCTCGGCATCGGTCATGCCGGCGACCGGCTCGTCGACAAGAAGCAGCTTCGGGTCCTGCGCGAGCAGCATGCCGATCTCCAGCCATTGCTTCTGACCGTGGCTGAGGTTGGCGGCCAATTCCGCGCGCTTGTCGCCGAGACGGATGATGCCGAGAATATCGTCGATGCGCCGCGCCTCGGCGGCCGAACGGCGATGAAACAACGCCGGGAAGATCGAGCGTGGCCCCTTCAGCGCCAGCATCAAATTCTCTTCGATGGTGTGGCTCTCGAAGACCGTCGGCTTCTGGAATTTCCGGCCGATGCCCATCATGGCGATCTCCGCCTCGTCATGCCGGGTGAGATCGACGTGGCCGTCGAAGAAGACTTCACCCTCGTCGGGCCGCGTCTTGCCGGTGACGATGTCCATCATCGTCGTCTTGCCGGCGCCGTTGGGGCCGATGATGGCGCGCATCTCGCCCTTGTCGAGCACCAGCGACAAACTGTTGATGGCGCGGAAACCGTCGAAGGAGACCGAGACGCCGTCGAGATAGAGGATGGTGTTCGATTTCGACATCGCTCTACTCCGCCGGCTGCGGTTCGGGGCTGGAGGCGGACCAGGCGCCGGGCGCCCTCGCCGCTGAGCGCACGATCTTCGGCTGCGGCTCGTCCGGATCCGCGCCGGCCTCCGCGGCGAGCGAAGCCGCGCGCATCGCCCTGGCCTTGCCGCGCCAGCTGTCCCACATGCCGACGATGCCCTTGGGCAGCAGCAGGGTGACGGCGACGAACAGCCCACCCAGCGCGAACAGCCAGAATTCCGGCAGCACGCCGGTGAACCATGACTTGCCGGCATTGACGAGCAGCGCGCCGACGATCGGGCCGACGATGGTGCCGCGCCCGCCGACCGCGGTCCAGATCACCACCTCGATCGAGTTGGACGGCTCGAATTCGCCGGGATTGATGATGCCGACCTGCGGCACGTAGAGCGCGCCGGCGATACCGGCCATGATCGCCGAGACGGTGAAGGCGAACAGCTTGACGTTCTCTGCCCGCCAGCCGAGGAAGCGGGTGCGACTTTCGGCATCGCGCACCGCCATCAAGAGCTTTCCGTACTTCGAGCGCACCATCGCCGCGGTGAGGAGGACGGCAAGCGCGAGCATGACGGCACTGGCTGCGAACAGCGCCGAGCGCGTCGAATCGGCCTGCACGTTGAAGCCGAGAATGTCCTTGAAATCGGTCAGGCCGTTGTTGCCGCCGAAACCCATGTCGTTGCGGAAGAAGGCGAGCAGCAGCGCATAGGTCATCGCCTGGGTGATGATCGACAGGTAGACGCCGGTGACGCGGCTGCGGAAGGCGAACCAGCCGAAGACGAAGGCAAGCAGACCGGGCACGGCCAGCACCATGATCGTCGCGAACCAGAAATGGTCGAAGCCGTACCAGAACCACGGCAGTTCCTTGTAGTTCAGGAACACCATGAAATCCGGCAGGATGGGATTGCCGTAGACGCCGCGCGAGCCGATCTGGCGCATCAGATACATGCCCATCGCATAGCCGCCGAGCGCGAAGAAGGCGCCATGGCCGAGCGAGAGGATGCCGCAATAGCCCCAGACGAGGTCGAGTGCCAGGGCAAGCAGCGCATAGCAGAGATACTTGCCGACAAGTGCCACAATGTAGGGCGGTATGTAGAACGCGCTCGACGGCGAGACCGCGAGGTTGAGCAGCGGCACGATGATGGCCACCATCAACAGGATGATGACAGTGACGGCGATGCGGCGGTCGGCGCCGAAGAAGCGTTGCGTGATCATGCCTCCACCGCCCGGCCCTTCAGCGCGAACAGGCCGCGCGGACGCTTCTGGATGAACAGGATGATCAGCACCAGCACGACGATCTTGCCGAGCACGGCGCCGGCGTAAGGTTCGAGGAACTTGTTGACGATGCCGAGCGAAAAGGCGCCGACCAGCGTGCCCCAGAGATTGCCGACGCCGCCGAAGACGACGACCATGAAGCTGTCGATGATGTAGCCGCGGCCGAGATTGGGCGAGACATTGTCGATCTGGCTGAGCGCAACGCCGGCAATACCGGCGATGCCTGAGCCGAGCGCGAAAGTCAGCGCGTCGACCCAGGGCGTCCTGATGCCCATCGAGGCGGCCATGCGGCGGTTGGCGGTGACGGCGCGCATCCGCAGGCCCCAGGGCGTGCGCTTCATGACGTAGAGCAGCACCGCGAACACGGCGAGCGCGAAGACCAGGATCCACAACCGGTTCCAGGTGATGGCCAGTTGGCCGATGTCGAACGAGCCGGACATCCACGAGGGGTTGCCGACCTCCTGGTTGGTCGGCCCGAAGATCGAGCGCACGGCCTGCTGCAGGATCAGCGAGATGCCCCAGGTCGCGAGCAGCGTCTCCAGCGGCCGGCCGTAGAGGAAGCGGATGACGCCGCGTTCGATGGCGAGGCCGACGAGCGCGGCGACCAGGAAGGCGAGCGGCAGCGCGATGACCAGCGACCAGTCGAACAGGCCGGGGAACGACGTGCGGATCACCTGCTGGACGACGAAGGTGGTGTAGGCGCCGAGCATCACCATCTCGCCATGCGCCATGTTGATGACGCCCATGACGCCGAAGGTGATGGCGAGGCCGATGGCCGCGAGCAGCAGCACGGAGCCCAACGAAATGCCGTACCAGATGTTCTGGCCGGCATCCCAAAGCGCCAGCGTCGAATTGATGGCGCCGATCGCGGACGAGGCGGCGTCCTTGACCGCGCCTTCAGAACTCGCTTCGACGGAGGTGAGCAGCGAAAGCGCGTCGCGGTCGCCGCGGGCGGCAATCAGGGCGATCGCGGCGAGCTTGTCGGCCTCGGGCTTGTCGGAGACGAGGACCGACGCGGCGCGGGCCTGTTCAAACAGTGTCTTGACGCTTGCATCGGCTTCAGCAGCGATAGCGGCATCGAGCGGATCGATATTCGCCGCATCGGGCGTCTTGAACATGGTGGCGGCGGCGGCGATGCGCACGGCCGGGTCCTTGGCGCGCAGTGTCAGCGTGCCCAGCGCGTCACGGATGACGCGA
This window encodes:
- the urtB gene encoding urea ABC transporter permease subunit UrtB — translated: MILLRALGLTLLFLMASLLPSNAEADLRAIIAKFATGTSFSATEAVVRELAATGDPAVELPLSALADGNLYIRKADSQVFVGKDAGDGIDLLDPLSGVKSASAAKADLTKIKVNNGLRRVIRDALGTLTLRAKDPAVRIAAAATMFKTPDAANIDPLDAAIAAEADASVKTLFEQARAASVLVSDKPEADKLAAIALIAARGDRDALSLLTSVEASSEGAVKDAASSAIGAINSTLALWDAGQNIWYGISLGSVLLLAAIGLAITFGVMGVINMAHGEMVMLGAYTTFVVQQVIRTSFPGLFDWSLVIALPLAFLVAALVGLAIERGVIRFLYGRPLETLLATWGISLILQQAVRSIFGPTNQEVGNPSWMSGSFDIGQLAITWNRLWILVFALAVFAVLLYVMKRTPWGLRMRAVTANRRMAASMGIRTPWVDALTFALGSGIAGIAGVALSQIDNVSPNLGRGYIIDSFMVVVFGGVGNLWGTLVGAFSLGIVNKFLEPYAGAVLGKIVVLVLIILFIQKRPRGLFALKGRAVEA
- the urtE gene encoding urea ABC transporter ATP-binding subunit UrtE — its product is MLEVSNATLHYGAAQALRGVSLKAGAGKITCVLGRNGVGKTSLMRSIVGHHRLTSGSVAFEGKALDRSAAYDRARSGIAFVPQGREVFPLLTVRENLETGFAPLKRADRIIPAHVFELFPVLKQMLGRRGGDLSGGQQQQLAIGRALVMRPKLLVLDEPTEGIQPSIIKDIGRAIRYLRDQAGIAVLLVEQYLDFCRELADEVNIMDRGQIVHAGPAEDLDRADVRKFLTV
- the urtC gene encoding urea ABC transporter permease subunit UrtC, which codes for MITQRFFGADRRIAVTVIILLMVAIIVPLLNLAVSPSSAFYIPPYIVALVGKYLCYALLALALDLVWGYCGILSLGHGAFFALGGYAMGMYLMRQIGSRGVYGNPILPDFMVFLNYKELPWFWYGFDHFWFATIMVLAVPGLLAFVFGWFAFRSRVTGVYLSIITQAMTYALLLAFFRNDMGFGGNNGLTDFKDILGFNVQADSTRSALFAASAVMLALAVLLTAAMVRSKYGKLLMAVRDAESRTRFLGWRAENVKLFAFTVSAIMAGIAGALYVPQVGIINPGEFEPSNSIEVVIWTAVGGRGTIVGPIVGALLVNAGKSWFTGVLPEFWLFALGGLFVAVTLLLPKGIVGMWDSWRGKARAMRAASLAAEAGADPDEPQPKIVRSAARAPGAWSASSPEPQPAE
- the urtD gene encoding urea ABC transporter ATP-binding protein UrtD, with the translated sequence MSKSNTILYLDGVSVSFDGFRAINSLSLVLDKGEMRAIIGPNGAGKTTMMDIVTGKTRPDEGEVFFDGHVDLTRHDEAEIAMMGIGRKFQKPTVFESHTIEENLMLALKGPRSIFPALFHRRSAAEARRIDDILGIIRLGDKRAELAANLSHGQKQWLEIGMLLAQDPKLLLVDEPVAGMTDAETEETARLLKDIARDHSVIVVEHDMHFVRELGVKVTCLHEGAVLSEGSLDFVSADERVVEVYLGR